TTGGAAGCGCCGTACGACGGCCGAGGAAGCCACCCCCAAGGATTGGTGGccggaaaccgaaaggtttcgtGTTGTTTTGAACCTCTTCGCTGGCATTTTGAAGGATTTAAGCCCAGATTTGGGCATAAGGGGGTCGAGAAGGCTAAAAGGGGAATTTTCCCCTTTTCCGGTCACCACAGACGGTGGTAACGGCGGAGAGAATCAATGGCGATGACGGTGGCGATGATCGGCCGTTGACCGGACTCAGACCGGTGCCCGGAGAAGAAGGAAGGATTTGAGagattttttttaggttttttgtaaagaatgaaaaaatgaattttttttactgaaatttggcttaaataagccaatcaaaacggcgccgttttgaggaGAGGATCCGCCTgtcgacccgacccggacccaggatccgcgtgtttttatgcggaggggcaaattgcgcttttagcccctccgcctttttatatgttttcaattaagtactctcatttttttaattttggcctttaatttattttaaattccaattagATCCAtttgaacggcgccgttttagaggagaagggaaaattgcccttccagcccctctacgTAATTCGcgcattcaattaagtcctctaggctttatttatttgcagatttacCCCTTTATTTTTACTAGCgattcgatttagtccttttttatatatttctcttaaaatcaatattttatgtatatatttctactaaaaaaaacataatttatattcacatgtttaatttatttaattttgatgttattttaattgttttaaacttatgttttttatttcaatcattgGTCTATTGATTTAGGATTACATGTTTTACTATCTTgcctatttatttgatattttgcatgccATTATTGTTTGTATTATTTCCATGTTATCGTAATATTTATTATCGCATGATATATTTAAAGTAGCATatcattacttttttttttctcaatttttaaaacaaaactctttcaaaatggatattctttaaaccaaaataaactcattattgggaattcaacacgttgtgtcctaacgtattggatgtgacgcattgatttttcgaaatgaagatttttttttaaaaagtaaaggaaatattccgagtttgggattctaaagggatcgtgccctaacgtattgggtgtgatttcttaaatcttgaataaggggatgttcttttaaagttttattgtataagtattctgacctaattcattttggaggaaattagaatgttgtgccctaacgtattgggtgtggcatttttgcttctctgGATTGAAAAGGGTTTTAATACGCatcgttttaagttttttttaaagactatatttttaaaattttcgaccttaagatattaattaattaactaggtaccaatttttgggcgcaATGAGGGTggtaatccttcctcatacgtaaccgactcccggacccgttttctaaaactcgtagaccaaagccgtttttttaggtgatccaatcacaccgtaataaaagattggtggcgactcccaattttaattttttagaaagtcgaaaaccttaaaacttttatttttcaaaaacggtttcgacaaaatcaaaataaaatggaaCTTTGAGTTGAGTTTATTTGTTCTTCTTGTTAGAATCCAAATTTGAAGTTACAAAATTAGAGGGCTTCCACAGAAGATATTAACGGTATACAGCAAATTATGTATACAACAACCTTCTTATTCAATCATTGAATATAAGAATAGAAGTTACCATGGCTAGTGCATGAATTACAAACAAAGTATAGTTATATAATAATCCCTGTGAAGTCCAGAGAAAGATGACTGGACCGGCAGAGGGAAACAGATGAAAGAATGGAATTCGTACGATAAAATATGATGCTCATCTAGGAGCCAAAAGAAGACTCACCTCAGTCTCGCAACCCTGAAAATTTCCGACACAAACCAACATCCGAAATGAACTAGGCGAAAAACTCTTTTGATTAACCATTAGCCACTATCTCCATAATCACATCATTCCAGAAGTCTATTGGTCCAGGTATACACCAATGTAAACAATCGTTCTGAACGACTGCTGTTTTGTTCTTTGAATACGGTTGGAACTGTCGATATGGACCTGGATGTCCATCTGGCCTCGATAATAAGAGATTTGTGAAGTCGAGAAGCTTGAGATTCAATTCATTATTGGCTACTTTTGCGGATGCCTTCTCAAACTCTTCTAATTCAATATTTCGTAGAATTCTATTCAAGTCCTTTATTTTAACCTCTCCTTCTTTAGCTGGTATTGTCTTAGGACAAGTCCCACCATTATGCCATTCCCCATTCTTAAAGTGATCTGGCGTGGACGTCCTAAAAAAGATCAACCCCTTATGCTTTGATGTTTTAATGAAGTCCATGACATGGTGGAGGGTTTTTTTGTAAGCATATTCAAATCCTAATTCTATCAGGTTTTTTCCTGGACATAGATGGCAACCAACAATGACATCATTCTCATGATAGACTGCAGCCTTGAGAAACCATTTTCCGGTAGAGATTATCATGTAATCTAAGCTCGGGTAAATATCTAGCCATTTCTTATCAAGTTTGTCCAGATGCAGTTGAACTTCAGCAGTAGAAACACCGTTAATATCTTCAAAAGTAGCAGCCTTTACAAGAAAAGGAGACCAAATATTTGATATTGTTAAATTGTATGATTGGAAATGCCATCTCTTTGATTTGGAATCCACATCCTGGTGAATTTGAACAGGTTGTTCAACCTGAAAgttttacaaagaaaatatgaacaAGACAGTTTTGTGAACAACCATAGTCAACTACAATATTTTGACGCCAGTTGAAAATAAGTAGATAATTTGATGTTCGATggtaaagaaaaagaacacaATTTTTGCTCactaatttcataaatatcaagaaacaaaCTAGGAAGTAgtgtaatattatatttaatatgcTTATTCAGAACAACATACATATAAATGATGAGGTTAAAAAAACATCCATCCATCAAAATTCTCCCTATAAAATAATTGTGATAATAAAATGCTTCTTTGTTCCTGATGGAGTTTTGATTACTCCATATTCCATAACCTGTTACAACAAGTGATGAAACAACAATTGTGCTGCTATCAAAACCTTTGTGTTGGCATGTTTGACATATTTGGGCTGCCAGCAAATTTTAGAACTTTAGAGCCCAACACTTGAGTTCTCAGCATCAGCACGTTTTACTTACAGGAAGTTTAGAAAgtttaaaattagataattatctACTTcggaaattttgatattattgcATTTAATGGAgtatttatcaaaaatattatattgataaaatcaaattttaaattagcgATAAGGACTCATCTTTTTGGTTGTAGGCCAAGTATGGAGAAGCCCTATAAATATCCTAGTGGTCGACGTCCTCAAGGGATAGTTTTTGGGAGTGTCTTTCACTTTTgtattttgctattattttattattttgtgacACCCAAGTATTATTTAGAGAGTTTTATTGAATGAAAAGTGAGGATTTTGGATAGTGATTTGCATCAATCCAAGTCATTGTTGGGGCTGCAAATATTCATTGTTGTAAGGGTAGTTTAGGCTTTAGTCAAAAGGTGATTCGGTTGGattgttaaataaaatcattctcTAAGTAGGGCTCCGCAAATGTAGGATTGTTGATCTGACCTACATTAACAAATATTGCATGTTATCTCTCCTTACtttgatcctttttttttttaccttgtCTAATTGTTTTTGTTCTATTCCAACCTTTGTTCTAACGTCTATTAGAAcaaaattgtttttgaattgCAAACCAAGTTATTTGTTCCAATAGTTTTTCGAATGTCAAAGTTGGAACAAAGTGAAAACTGAAGGTGTTTCCAATTGGCATCAAAACAAGCTTCAAGCACATGTGATGGAGATGTTGAGTTCAATTTATCATAATGGAATCCATGAAGGAAGTTAATTTGACAACACGACCCTTGTCGTTACTTGTTTCAGAAAACTATGCATACTGAAATGCTCGTATGAGGGCTTTCATCATCTCTGTCAATGAAGCAGCGTAGGAAGCTATTGAAGATAAGTGGGTTCGACCCATTGTGGCTACTGTTGATGGCATCACACACCTTAAAGAAATAAGCAAATACATTGACGAAGAACAAAGGGTTGTTCATAGAAATTCACAAGCTCTAAATGCCATTTTTAGTTGAGTTGACTTGGACTGACTTAAATTCATTTCTGTGTATGAATCTACTAAGGAGATATGGACGACCTTGCACAACCAACATGAAGGAATGATTTTGTGCCTatgtcaaaatttcatattttaacaaCTAGgttcgaaattttaaaaatgcttgaaaatgaaattatttctaaattttatgcaAGATTATGTGAGATTTCTAATTAGGCTTTCTATCTTGATGATCGTTTTTCTAAGGATAAATTGG
The Gossypium raimondii isolate GPD5lz chromosome 8, ASM2569854v1, whole genome shotgun sequence DNA segment above includes these coding regions:
- the LOC105791364 gene encoding protein trichome birefringence-like 23: MRVNWISFSTNKHHHIIVKLAVVVLLLGLAFRLFVAHYKGFASDLESPVSEKVQVRAPYVEPPVLVGISENEDHIHLDVITEKCDLFKGDWIPNPSGPSYTNESCPWIENHQNCMKNGRPDFGYLYWKWKPHDCQLPRFNAERFLELMRNKAWALIGDSISRNHAQSLLCMLSTVEQPVQIHQDVDSKSKRWHFQSYNLTISNIWSPFLVKAATFEDINGVSTAEVQLHLDKLDKKWLDIYPSLDYMIISTGKWFLKAAVYHENDVIVGCHLCPGKNLIELGFEYAYKKTLHHVMDFIKTSKHKGLIFFRTSTPDHFKNGEWHNGGTCPKTIPAKEGEVKIKDLNRILRNIELEEFEKASAKVANNELNLKLLDFTNLLLSRPDGHPGPYRQFQPYSKNKTAVVQNDCLHWCIPGPIDFWNDVIMEIVANG